From the genome of Streptomyces sp. NBC_01260, one region includes:
- a CDS encoding (2Fe-2S)-binding protein, protein MESDPFSAQVTISLSVNGNEEHFHGDARTTVLDLLREVFGLTGTKKGCNRGECGACTLLVDGARVNACMMLAASADGRVVTTIEGLATGDELHPVQRAFIDHDAFQCGFCTAGQIMSAVGCIREGRTTSDEEIREWMSGNICRCSAYPQIAAAVAAAAKETV, encoded by the coding sequence GTGGAGAGTGACCCCTTCTCCGCGCAGGTCACCATCAGCCTGAGCGTCAACGGGAACGAAGAGCATTTCCACGGCGATGCGCGGACGACCGTGCTCGACCTGCTGCGCGAGGTGTTCGGGCTCACCGGAACCAAGAAGGGGTGCAACCGCGGCGAGTGCGGGGCCTGCACCCTTCTGGTCGACGGCGCGCGGGTCAACGCCTGCATGATGCTGGCCGCCAGTGCTGACGGACGAGTCGTCACCACCATCGAGGGACTCGCCACAGGCGACGAACTCCACCCCGTGCAGCGGGCTTTCATCGATCACGACGCCTTCCAGTGCGGATTCTGCACCGCGGGGCAGATCATGTCCGCGGTGGGTTGCATCCGGGAGGGCCGCACCACGTCCGACGAAGAGATCCGGGAGTGGATGAGTGGCAACATCTGCCGCTGTTCTGCCTACCCGCAGATCGCCGCCGCGGTGGCGGCAGCGGCGAAGGAGACGGTCTGA
- a CDS encoding COG4705 family protein, with protein MTTDMYASGARSRQRQMLNKVPEVTLYFWVIKVLCTTVGETAADLLNDNLGMGLTNTSYLMGALLVVSLVFQFRARAYVPGVYWLSVVLISVVGTLISDNLTDNLAVPLETTTAVFGVALAGTFIVWYASERTLSIHSILSTRREAFYWLAILFTFALGTAAGDLAAEKLNLGYWLSAVVFAALIAAVAVAHRTLDFDAVWSFWIAYVLTRPLGASLGDYLSQPLADGGLGLGTVGTSVLFLLVILGLVVFLTRTRRDVTQEAAVSPQEG; from the coding sequence ATGACAACCGACATGTACGCGTCCGGTGCGCGCTCCAGGCAGCGGCAGATGCTGAACAAGGTTCCGGAGGTGACGCTCTACTTCTGGGTGATCAAGGTGTTGTGCACCACCGTCGGCGAGACCGCGGCGGACCTGCTCAATGACAACCTGGGCATGGGGCTGACCAACACCTCCTACCTCATGGGGGCCCTGCTGGTGGTGTCCCTGGTCTTCCAGTTCAGGGCGCGGGCGTACGTGCCCGGCGTGTACTGGCTGTCCGTGGTTCTGATCAGCGTGGTCGGCACCCTGATCAGTGACAATCTCACGGACAATCTGGCTGTTCCGCTGGAGACGACCACGGCGGTCTTCGGCGTGGCCCTCGCCGGCACGTTCATCGTCTGGTACGCCAGTGAGCGGACTCTGTCGATCCACTCGATCCTCAGCACGCGCCGTGAGGCGTTCTACTGGCTGGCGATCCTGTTCACGTTCGCGCTCGGTACGGCGGCGGGAGACCTGGCGGCGGAGAAGCTGAATCTGGGCTACTGGCTCTCCGCGGTGGTGTTCGCGGCGCTGATCGCGGCCGTGGCCGTCGCGCACCGGACGCTGGACTTCGACGCGGTGTGGTCGTTCTGGATCGCGTACGTCCTGACTCGGCCGCTGGGTGCTTCGCTGGGTGACTATCTGTCGCAGCCATTGGCGGACGGCGGTCTGGGGCTGGGCACGGTCGGGACCAGCGTGCTGTTTCTCCTGGTCATCCTCGGCCTCGTCGTCTTCCTCACCCGTACCCGACGCGACGTGACGCAGGAGGCTGCCGTCAGCCCGCAGGAAGGGTGA
- a CDS encoding xanthine dehydrogenase family protein molybdopterin-binding subunit yields the protein MNSSTSVPRLDGPAKVTGAARYTADHNEPDQLHGVLVGAPVPAGHVLDIGSADALRQPGVRHVLSAADMPTAHADLAAASSPPLASLFLPMQGPEIHYSGQPVAIVLAETLEAAEGAASLVQVRCRTDEFTVPDSAPATTPSPESGYNAIGMVRFRKGDAEAAVAASPVQAGGEYLQPARHANPMEPSAVLAVWNDDRLTVHDAAQHVYAVRSNLAAAFGIDPGKVRVHCRHTGGGFGAKAYVWQHEILAAMAAKVVGRPVKLVLTRSEMYTIVGYQARMRQNVRLGAAEDGRLTGVVHEVDNTTAVTDDYIEFGSAPSGSLYATPAILLDQKVRRGNVNLPTFMRSPIDGPGTWALGSAMDELARALDMDPLDLRLINHADADPSDGRPWSSKKLKEAYAEGARRFGWRKRGRGGTRDGDWLLGWGMADSTQGQFRFPSEARVRLAADATARLEAGYTDIGAGSATIFPQIAASVLGLPPTAVRAASGDSDLPFAGPTFGSGTTIGMGAAVQDAAQKIIKQLADLAGWPAEEVHTQDGHLIHGTRSRSLTDVMRDARVDELIGDGAFSLPGGAPADAGDAERATRTFGAVFVEVGVDPDLGLLRLRRATGVYSVGRVINPRTARSQMIGGVVWGWGMAAMEASLYEPNLGRWLSTDLAGVPLPVNADIPPAIDIAFIDEFDEYAGPLGAKGIGELGATGVAAAVANAVYDAIGKRVRDLPITPEKLIDLTM from the coding sequence ATGAATTCAAGCACGTCCGTTCCCCGCCTCGACGGTCCCGCGAAGGTCACTGGCGCGGCCCGGTACACGGCTGACCACAACGAGCCGGATCAGCTGCACGGCGTCCTTGTCGGCGCACCCGTGCCGGCGGGCCATGTCCTCGACATCGGCAGTGCCGACGCGCTGCGGCAGCCCGGCGTCCGTCATGTACTGAGCGCCGCGGACATGCCGACCGCGCACGCGGATCTGGCTGCCGCGAGCAGCCCGCCGCTCGCCTCGCTCTTCCTGCCCATGCAGGGTCCCGAGATCCATTACAGCGGGCAGCCGGTCGCGATCGTACTGGCGGAAACCCTCGAAGCCGCCGAGGGCGCGGCCTCCCTCGTGCAGGTGCGGTGCCGCACCGATGAGTTCACGGTTCCCGACAGCGCACCCGCCACCACCCCCTCACCCGAGAGCGGCTACAACGCGATCGGCATGGTGCGATTCCGCAAGGGTGACGCCGAGGCCGCCGTCGCCGCCTCTCCGGTCCAGGCCGGCGGTGAATACCTTCAGCCGGCCCGCCACGCCAACCCCATGGAGCCGTCGGCCGTTCTGGCCGTCTGGAACGACGACCGGCTGACCGTCCACGACGCCGCACAGCACGTCTACGCGGTGCGGTCGAACCTGGCCGCCGCCTTCGGTATCGATCCCGGCAAGGTCCGCGTGCACTGCCGTCACACCGGGGGCGGCTTCGGCGCCAAGGCGTACGTCTGGCAGCACGAGATTCTCGCCGCCATGGCGGCCAAGGTCGTCGGACGACCGGTGAAACTCGTGCTGACCCGCTCGGAGATGTACACGATCGTCGGCTACCAGGCACGCATGCGACAGAACGTCAGACTCGGCGCGGCAGAAGACGGCCGTCTCACCGGCGTGGTCCACGAGGTCGACAACACCACCGCGGTGACGGACGACTACATCGAGTTCGGCAGCGCACCCTCCGGATCGCTCTACGCGACCCCCGCCATCCTGCTCGATCAGAAGGTGCGCCGGGGAAACGTGAATCTGCCGACTTTCATGCGCTCACCCATCGACGGCCCCGGCACCTGGGCTCTGGGCTCGGCGATGGACGAGCTGGCGCGGGCACTGGACATGGATCCACTCGATCTGCGCCTGATCAACCATGCCGATGCCGATCCGTCGGACGGCCGTCCGTGGTCGTCGAAGAAGCTCAAGGAAGCCTACGCAGAGGGAGCGAGGCGATTCGGCTGGCGAAAGCGCGGGCGCGGCGGGACCCGCGACGGGGACTGGCTGCTCGGCTGGGGCATGGCCGACAGCACACAAGGCCAGTTCCGGTTCCCGTCAGAGGCACGGGTACGCCTCGCCGCGGATGCCACCGCGCGGCTCGAAGCGGGATACACCGACATCGGAGCGGGGTCCGCCACCATCTTCCCGCAGATCGCCGCGTCCGTCCTCGGCCTGCCACCCACGGCGGTGCGTGCGGCCTCGGGAGACAGCGATCTGCCGTTCGCGGGACCGACGTTCGGTTCCGGGACCACGATCGGGATGGGTGCGGCCGTCCAGGACGCCGCCCAGAAGATCATCAAGCAGCTCGCCGACCTGGCGGGCTGGCCGGCCGAGGAAGTGCACACGCAGGACGGGCACCTGATCCACGGCACGCGCTCCCGCTCGCTCACGGACGTCATGAGGGACGCCCGAGTGGACGAACTGATCGGCGACGGCGCTTTCAGCCTGCCGGGCGGGGCGCCCGCCGATGCCGGTGATGCCGAACGGGCGACGCGCACCTTCGGCGCCGTGTTCGTAGAGGTGGGCGTCGACCCGGATCTGGGACTGCTGAGGCTGCGGCGAGCGACCGGGGTCTACAGCGTAGGCCGCGTGATCAACCCGCGAACCGCCCGGTCCCAGATGATCGGCGGTGTCGTCTGGGGGTGGGGCATGGCGGCCATGGAAGCCAGCCTGTACGAGCCGAACCTGGGCCGGTGGCTCTCCACCGACCTCGCCGGCGTACCGCTGCCGGTCAACGCCGACATCCCGCCCGCCATCGACATCGCTTTCATCGATGAGTTCGACGAGTACGCCGGCCCTCTCGGGGCCAAGGGCATCGGCGAGCTGGGAGCCACAGGTGTCGCCGCCGCTGTCGCCAACGCCGTCTATGACGCCATCGGGAAACGCGTCCGCGACCTGCCCATCACACCGGAGAAGCTGATTGACCTGACGATGTAG
- a CDS encoding FAD binding domain-containing protein, which translates to MRSFSYGRARSLEEALTLAQRTDVTLLAGGTELLNWARIGIHRPERVLDISRVPGLTGITALESGGLRIGALTSLNAVALHAEVRERYPVLSQAIVQSASAQLRNLATIGGNPVQRTRCAYFRSDLPVPCNKREPGSGCAALNGINARHAIFGWTEQCVATHPSDPAVALSCLDAVYVTEHVEGGRRLPAKDFHVLPAEDPCAHNVLRHGEVITAIEVGPSAPRSAYVKVRERQSYEFALTSAAAVAEVRDEVITRARIALGGVAMRPWRLEQAEVSLVGLTVGSAQVKVAITSAFDDARALSSNAFKIPLSRNTALRAFQLAARVR; encoded by the coding sequence GTGCGGTCCTTCTCGTACGGTCGCGCCCGCTCTCTCGAAGAGGCCCTGACACTCGCTCAGCGAACGGATGTGACCCTGCTTGCCGGCGGTACCGAACTGCTCAACTGGGCCCGGATCGGTATTCACCGGCCGGAACGCGTCCTGGACATCAGCCGGGTCCCGGGCCTCACCGGTATCACCGCGCTGGAATCCGGCGGGTTGCGCATCGGCGCGCTGACGAGCCTCAATGCGGTCGCTCTGCACGCGGAGGTACGGGAACGCTATCCCGTGCTCTCCCAGGCCATTGTGCAGTCCGCCTCGGCGCAGCTGCGGAACCTCGCGACCATCGGCGGAAATCCCGTGCAGCGTACCCGGTGCGCCTACTTTCGTTCCGATCTCCCGGTGCCGTGCAACAAAAGAGAGCCCGGCTCCGGATGCGCGGCGCTGAACGGTATCAACGCCCGCCACGCGATCTTCGGCTGGACCGAGCAGTGCGTAGCCACGCATCCGTCCGATCCCGCGGTCGCGCTCAGCTGTCTGGACGCTGTCTACGTCACCGAGCACGTCGAGGGTGGACGGCGCCTGCCGGCAAAGGACTTCCACGTTCTGCCCGCCGAGGACCCCTGTGCGCACAACGTACTGCGGCACGGTGAGGTGATCACGGCGATCGAGGTGGGGCCGTCCGCGCCCCGGTCCGCCTACGTGAAGGTCAGGGAGCGCCAGAGCTACGAGTTCGCGCTGACTTCGGCCGCCGCGGTGGCGGAAGTCCGGGACGAAGTGATCACCCGGGCGCGCATCGCTCTGGGCGGAGTAGCGATGCGGCCCTGGCGCCTGGAGCAGGCGGAGGTATCGCTGGTGGGTCTGACCGTCGGTTCCGCCCAGGTCAAAGTCGCCATCACGAGTGCCTTCGATGACGCCCGGGCCCTGTCGTCCAACGCGTTCAAGATCCCGCTGTCGCGCAACACGGCACTGCGCGCCTTCCAATTGGCGGCGAGAGTCCGATGA
- a CDS encoding PP2C family protein-serine/threonine phosphatase produces MDLGQRLAAVRQPWQRNHALLAIPVVLILVIMVVDILAPSDVHLGPLLVIAPALTASFAGPRTTALIGVLAIAAQAYIGLHFGALFSRAVVVQLIALAVLSCLIVVFCAVRERKGRELAQVRSVSEAAQHVLLWPLPDRIGPLQTACLYLAAEDEAQIGGDLYAATRTESGARVIIGDVRGKGLAAVGEAALLLGAFRESAHQHTTLPALAAALERSARRYLPDFAPQGEAGESFVTALLLDIPDQGHLARMTSCGHPAPLLLGPGHTVTLPDLHPAPPLGVGAGGATPDDYTLDEVPFEPGSTLLLYTDGVIEARDRTGGFYPFARRAAQWTDSTPEVLLHHIRRDLLAHVGGRMGDDAALIALHRAPTR; encoded by the coding sequence ATGGACCTCGGACAACGCCTTGCCGCTGTGAGGCAGCCATGGCAACGGAACCACGCGCTGCTCGCGATACCCGTGGTCCTCATCCTGGTGATCATGGTCGTCGACATCCTGGCCCCCAGCGACGTTCACCTGGGGCCGTTGCTGGTGATCGCGCCCGCGCTCACCGCGTCTTTCGCCGGCCCCCGGACGACGGCGCTGATCGGTGTGCTGGCCATCGCCGCCCAGGCGTACATCGGGCTGCATTTCGGGGCGCTGTTCTCCCGGGCCGTGGTGGTGCAGTTGATCGCCCTCGCCGTGCTCTCGTGTCTGATCGTGGTGTTCTGCGCCGTGCGCGAGCGAAAAGGCAGAGAGCTGGCCCAGGTGCGGTCGGTGTCCGAGGCCGCCCAGCACGTCCTGCTCTGGCCGCTCCCGGACCGGATCGGCCCCCTGCAGACGGCGTGCCTGTACCTGGCAGCGGAGGACGAGGCTCAGATCGGCGGCGACCTGTACGCGGCCACCCGCACCGAGAGCGGGGCCCGCGTGATAATCGGCGACGTGCGGGGCAAGGGACTGGCCGCCGTCGGCGAGGCCGCCCTGCTGCTCGGCGCCTTCCGCGAGTCCGCCCACCAGCACACCACCCTGCCCGCCCTGGCCGCCGCCCTGGAACGCAGCGCCCGCCGCTACCTGCCCGACTTCGCGCCACAGGGCGAAGCCGGAGAATCCTTCGTCACCGCCCTGCTGCTGGATATCCCGGACCAGGGCCACCTCGCGCGGATGACCAGCTGCGGGCACCCGGCTCCCCTGCTGCTCGGCCCTGGCCACACCGTCACCCTCCCCGACCTGCACCCCGCTCCCCCGCTCGGCGTCGGAGCGGGAGGGGCAACGCCGGACGACTACACCCTCGACGAGGTGCCGTTCGAGCCCGGCAGCACCCTTCTCCTCTACACCGACGGCGTCATCGAGGCCCGCGACCGCACCGGCGGCTTCTACCCCTTCGCGCGACGCGCCGCCCAGTGGACCGACAGCACTCCCGAGGTCCTGCTCCACCACATCCGGCGCGACCTCCTCGCCCACGTCGGCGGGCGCATGGGCGACGACGCCGCCCTCATCGCCCTCCACCGCGCACCCACGCGCTGA
- a CDS encoding ATP-binding protein, which yields MYPALRGPRTLRGRLALMALATSALWIGVLTTVFNLALDQRLHAQADDVLRTRAEAVAATVDVRSDGRLVVREPTEDAALDAGVWIFRGDRVIEEPPGAPAALDAQAQHLAGSRKAFADAQSPGPWRLYAFPLHASAAQGHASTQAGTVVSALSLDPYRDTAETALVGSIALAVLLLATFYLLTRLAVRRALRPVAAMSDQATRWSAAGAPERFGSEARPTELAAFATSLDALLDRLAAVLRHEQQQAAELSHELRTPLSRITAETDWLTSRPRSEQESADSLEAIARAAARMQQICDSLLSEVRTRNAQTPGRCRFPELGHHLAWLSASQGPAGAPEVTVVTDRPLADGAGSHIDIGVSQEVAERILVPLLDNARRYAARSITLGCTRREGAVTVYVDDDGPGVPETFAASLFEPGRRAHPQDGHDGAGLGLALARRLARAAGGDIALDTEAPGARFEVTLPAG from the coding sequence ATGTACCCGGCACTCCGGGGCCCCCGCACGCTGCGCGGACGCCTCGCTCTGATGGCCCTCGCCACCAGCGCGCTGTGGATCGGGGTCCTGACCACCGTGTTCAATCTGGCTCTGGACCAGCGGCTGCACGCGCAGGCGGACGATGTCCTGCGCACGCGGGCGGAGGCGGTGGCGGCCACTGTGGACGTACGCTCCGACGGCCGGCTCGTCGTTCGTGAGCCCACCGAGGACGCGGCCCTGGACGCCGGGGTCTGGATCTTCCGGGGCGACAGGGTGATCGAGGAGCCCCCAGGTGCACCGGCCGCCCTCGACGCCCAGGCACAGCACCTGGCGGGCAGCCGAAAGGCGTTCGCCGACGCCCAGAGCCCTGGGCCCTGGCGGCTGTACGCCTTCCCCCTCCACGCTTCCGCCGCTCAGGGCCACGCGTCCACGCAGGCCGGCACCGTGGTGAGCGCTCTGAGCCTCGATCCGTACCGCGACACCGCCGAGACCGCACTGGTCGGATCCATTGCCCTGGCTGTACTGCTGCTGGCGACGTTCTACCTGCTGACTCGTCTCGCGGTGCGGCGTGCTCTCCGTCCCGTCGCCGCGATGAGCGACCAGGCAACGCGGTGGAGCGCGGCGGGCGCACCGGAACGCTTCGGCTCCGAGGCCAGACCCACGGAACTCGCCGCGTTCGCCACCAGTCTCGACGCGCTCCTCGACCGCCTGGCCGCGGTGCTGCGCCACGAACAGCAGCAGGCAGCCGAACTCTCCCACGAGCTGCGTACCCCGCTGTCCAGGATCACCGCGGAGACGGACTGGCTCACCTCCCGGCCGCGCAGCGAGCAGGAATCGGCAGATTCGCTGGAGGCCATCGCCAGGGCCGCTGCCAGGATGCAGCAGATCTGCGACTCACTGCTCTCCGAGGTCAGGACCCGCAACGCGCAGACGCCAGGCCGCTGCCGCTTCCCGGAACTCGGCCACCACCTCGCCTGGCTCAGCGCCTCACAGGGTCCCGCCGGAGCCCCCGAGGTGACCGTCGTGACAGACCGTCCCCTCGCCGATGGTGCGGGCTCGCACATCGACATCGGTGTCTCTCAGGAGGTCGCCGAGCGCATTCTGGTACCGCTGCTGGACAACGCCCGCCGCTACGCCGCCCGGTCGATCACCCTCGGCTGTACCCGACGGGAAGGAGCAGTCACGGTGTACGTCGACGATGACGGCCCGGGCGTACCCGAGACGTTCGCCGCCTCGCTCTTCGAACCCGGCCGCCGCGCCCACCCCCAGGACGGACACGACGGCGCGGGCCTGGGCCTGGCCCTGGCCCGTCGCCTGGCCCGCGCTGCCGGCGGGGACATCGCACTCGATACCGAAGCGCCCGGTGCCCGCTTCGAGGTCACCCTTCCTGCGGGCTGA
- a CDS encoding response regulator transcription factor: MTAARILVVEDDHGLRDVLARGLRDENFDVVTATDGTSALKAADETVHAVVLDIGLPDSDGRDVCQAMRGAGIAVPVIFLTAHGNLTDRLSGFASGGDDYLVKPFHLSELAARVRAVLHRAGHTQTLSDHAGTVLLDPVRHEFTVRERPVALTPTEFRLLARLLADPGAVVRRGTLVRAAWPEGAQVSDNTLDQYLARLRRKLREADSPSTISTARGVGYRFG; the protein is encoded by the coding sequence ATGACCGCTGCCCGCATTCTCGTCGTCGAGGACGACCACGGACTACGCGATGTCCTGGCCCGGGGACTGCGCGACGAGAACTTCGATGTCGTGACCGCCACCGACGGCACCTCGGCGCTCAAGGCAGCCGACGAAACCGTCCACGCGGTCGTCCTCGACATCGGACTTCCGGATTCCGATGGACGCGACGTGTGCCAGGCAATGCGCGGGGCCGGCATCGCCGTGCCCGTGATCTTCCTGACCGCGCACGGTAACCTCACCGACCGGCTTTCGGGTTTCGCCTCCGGAGGCGACGACTATCTCGTCAAGCCTTTCCATCTGAGCGAACTGGCCGCCCGCGTACGCGCGGTGCTGCACCGCGCCGGCCACACCCAGACACTCAGCGACCACGCCGGTACGGTGCTGCTGGACCCGGTACGCCACGAATTTACCGTGCGGGAGCGGCCCGTCGCGCTCACGCCCACCGAGTTCCGGCTGTTGGCACGTCTCCTGGCCGATCCCGGTGCGGTGGTACGGCGTGGCACCCTGGTCCGGGCCGCCTGGCCCGAGGGCGCCCAGGTCAGCGACAACACCCTGGACCAGTATCTGGCCCGGCTGCGGCGCAAGCTGCGCGAGGCGGACAGCCCGAGCACCATCAGCACGGCCCGCGGTGTCGGCTACCGCTTCGGATGA